From Primulina tabacum isolate GXHZ01 chromosome 2, ASM2559414v2, whole genome shotgun sequence, one genomic window encodes:
- the LOC142533044 gene encoding protein DESIGUAL 2-like, which yields MAKNIGFLVCLLIMILDIVAGVLGIQAEIAQNKVKTLRVWIVECRDTSNQAFNLGLAAVGLLFFAHVITNLLVGCVLVMSKEELDRASPNKQLAFASHISSWITLGIALMLLISGTLANSKSRKDCGIDHHRLLSIGGVLCFLHALFAVAYYVYARATVQEETKLHQQAGQAA from the exons ATGGCAAAGAACATTGGCTTCCTCGTTTGTCTTCTCATCATGATTTTGGACATTGTAGCAGGAGTCCTCGGTATCCAAGCCGAGATTGCTCAGAACAAG GTTAAAACTCTGAGGGTGTGGATTGTTGAATGCCGAGACACCAGCAACCAGGCTTTCAATCTTGGATTAGCTGCAGTTGGGCTCTTGTTTTTCGCGCACGTTATAACAAATTTACTAGTAGGTTGTGTGCTCGTTATGTCCAAAGAGGAACTGGATCGAGCCTCGCCTAACAAGCAGCTAGCCTTTGCTTCTCACATCTCCTCATG GATAACACTTGGCATTGCACTTATGCTGCTAATCTCGGGAACATTGGCCAACTCAAAATCAAGAAAAGATTGCGGAATAGACCATCATCGACTGCTGTCCATTGGAGGGGTTTTGTGCTTCCTACACGCACTTTTCGCAGTtgcatattatgtatatgcacgCGCTACGGTACAAGAAGAAACAAAACTACATCAACAAGCAGGGCAAGCAGCCTGA
- the LOC142533064 gene encoding uncharacterized protein LOC142533064, whose translation MSSLSSLLRRSFSTTASFQSPSIKSLSEDLYKERDLKRLVQKFKRYSSSDRFRTKAGIYETTVRRLASAKRFRWIQEILEHQNEFKYDVSKENFNIRLIKLYGQAGMFDCSKKVFDEMPDRNCERTVKSVNALLSACVSAGNYDEIEGIFKQMEMKWKVKPDVVSYNIVIKGFCEMGKLDRGLALFDDMVRKNGANPDLITFNTLLNRLYEDKRFDDGENMWKQMVKCNLIPNVRSYNARLVGLVNEKKFEEAGKLITDMGQNGIKPDFFTYAALIRGYCNEGNVKEVKNWYSEMARCDFVPDRALVGAVLSFACDHGDYDWCFELCNELFERKCLVDSGVLQKVVDNLLKVSRDTEAKKVVQMGKTNDYCLYKLKLA comes from the coding sequence ATGTCCTCCCTTTCTTCCCTGCTCCGCCGTAGTTTCTCCACCACAGCCTCATTCCAGTCCCCCTCGATCAAATCTCTTTCCGAGGACCTCTACAAAGAACGGGATCTCAAAAGACTAGTCCAAAAATTCAAACGCTACTCCTCTTCTGATCGTTTCCGCACCAAGGCAGGAATATATGAGACAACCGTACGCCGCCTAGCCTCTGCGAAACGCTTCCGATGGATCCAAGAAATTCTTGAACACCAAAACGAGTTCAAGTATGACGTCTCCAAAGAGAACTTCAACATCAGGCTCATCAAATTGTATGGCCAAGCGGGTATGTTTGATTGTTCCAAGAAAGTGTTCGATGAAATGCCGGACAGGAATTGTGAGAGAACTGTGAAGTCCGTGAATGCACTTTTGTCCGCATGCGTTAGTGCTGGAAATTATGATGAAATTGAGGGGATTTTTAAGCAAATGGAGATGAAGTGGAAGGTGAAGCCGGATGTGGTTTCATATAACATTGTGATTAAAGGGTTTTGTGAAATGGGGAAGCTGGATAGAGGGCTGGCTCTTTTTGATGACATGGTGAGAAAAAATGGAGCGAACCCAGATTTGATAACGTTCAATACTCTTCTTAATAGGCTGTACGAGGATAAAAGGTTTGACGATGGAGAAAATATGTGGAAACAAATGGTTAAATGTAACTTAATTCCGAATGTTAGAAGTTACAATGCAAGGCTTGTTGGATTAGTCAATGAGAAGAAGTTTGAAGAAGCGGGCAAATTGATCACTGACATGGGTCAAAATGGAATAAAACCAGATTTTTTTACCTATGCAGCTCTGATTAGAGGGTACTGTAATGAGGGAAACGTGAAGGAGGTGAAAAATTGGTATTCGGAAATGGCGAGATGTGATTTTGTACCAGATAGAGCATTGGTTGGGGCAGTTCTTTCATTTGCTTGCGACCATGGAGATTATGATTGGTGTTTCGAGCTTTGCAATGAGTTGTTTGAGAGAAAGTGTCTTGTTGACTCAGGGGTGTTGCAAAAGGTGGTAGACAACTTGTTGAAGGTCTCTAGAGATACAGAGGCTAAGAAGGTTGTTCAGATGGGGAAGACAAATGATTATTGTCTTTATAAACTTAAACTAGCATGA
- the LOC142533067 gene encoding anthocyanidin reductase ((2S)-flavan-3-ol-forming), with protein sequence MQCNAFEQVENIMESRPRTACVIGGTGFVASSLVKLLLQKGYSVTTTVRDKENGAKISHLLALQNLGNLKIFQADLTDESSFDDPITGSDFVFHVATPVNFASEDPQNDMIKPAIEGVINVMKACAKAGTVERVVFTSSAATVSINQLNETGLVMDENNWTDVEFLTSVKPPTWGYAVSKTLAEKAAWKFAKEYNINLITIIASLMAGPSLTPEIPSSVTLATSLIIGNKFLVNGLNGMQKLSGSISLAHVKDVCRAHIFVAEKDSAYGRYICCAVNTSVCELADFLRQRFPMYNIPTDLGDVRSKAKLIISSDKLLNEGFKFEYGIEEIYDQSVAYLKDKGLLCD encoded by the exons ATGCAATGCAATGCCTTCGAACAGGTAGAAAATATAATGGAATCTCGACCAAGAACTGCGTGTGTAATTGGTGGCACTGGTTTTGTGGCTTCTTCACTTGTCAAGTTATTGCTTCAGAAAGGCTATTCAGTTACTACTACGGTACGAGACAAAG AAAACGGGGCGAAGATATCTCACCTGCTGGCATTGCAAAATCTCGGAAACCTGAAAATATTCCAGGCGGATTTAACAGATGAATCCAGTTTCGATGACCCTATAACTGGGAGTGACTTTGTGTTTCACGTTGCGACGCCTGTTAACTTTGCTTCTGAAGATCCTCAA AATGACATGATAAAACCAGCGATTGAAGGAGTGATTAATGTGATGAAAGCCTGTGCCAAAGCAGGAACCGTTGAGCGTGTGGTTTTTACATCATCTGCTGCTACAGTGAGTATAAATCAGTTAAACGAGACAGGATTGGTGATGGATGAAAATAACTGGACTGATGTTGAATTCCTCACCTCTGTCAAGCCCCCCACTTGG GGGTATGCTGTCTCCAAAACACTGGCTGAAAAGGCTGCATGGAAATTTGCCAAGGAATATAACATCAACCTCATTACGATCATTGCTTCTCTAATGGCTGGTCCTTCACTTACTCCAGAAATTCCCAGCAGCGTCACTCTGGCAACCTCCTTAATAATAG GAAATAAATTCCTTGTGAACGGTTTAAACGGGATGCAAAAGCTGTCGGGCTCAATCTCTTTGGCTCATGTGAAGGACGTCTGCCGTGCTCATATCTTTGTAGCCGAAAAGGATTCAGCTTATGGCCGATACATTTGCTGTGCCGTGAATACCAGTGTATGTGAGCTTGCAGATTTTCTGAGACAGAGATTCCCTATGTATAACATCCCAACAGA TTTAGGAGATGTCCGGTCAAAAGCCAAGTTGATAATCTCATCAGATAAACTGCTGAATGAGGGGTTCAAGTTTGAGTATGGAATTGAAGAAATATATGATCAATCTGTGGCCTACTTGAAGGATAAGGGGTTACTTTGCGATTGA
- the LOC142537963 gene encoding NDR1/HIN1-like protein 3, producing the protein MWTENRIPTQSTPENRTMQRHHTARYYAHRVKESLTTRVSKLICTIFLTLLFLVGIISFILWLSLRPHRPRFHIEEFSIPALVQDSGFQNAQIIYNVTARNANQNIGIYYDSMQVTVYYQDQSIGSSPVLSSFYQKPKNTTIIAGTLRGASLTVNSERWEQFMATRAQGQAVFRLDVVSVIRFKISSWDSKHHKMHADCPVGVGPDGLILPIYKDKRCSVYFS; encoded by the coding sequence ATGTGGACCGAGAACAGAATTCCGACCCAATCCACACCGGAAAACAGAACCATGCAACGGCACCACACCGCCCGATACTACGCCCACCGTGTGAAAGAAAGTCTCACCACTCGAGTTTCAAAACTTATCTGCACCATTTTTTTGACACTCCTCTTCCTTGTGGGCATCATTTCCTTCATCCTGTGGCTCAGTTTGCGCCCCCACCGCCCCAGATTCCACATCGAAGAATTCTCCATCCCCGCACTGGTCCAAGACAGCGGGTTCCAGAACGCGCAGATAATCTACAACGTCACGGCCCGGAATGCCAACCAGAATATTGGTATTTACTATGATTCAATGCAGGTTacagtttattaccaagatcaGAGCATAGGAAGTTCGCCGGTGTTGTCTTCATTTTATCAAAAGCCTAAAAATACCACCATTATCGCCGGAACACTAAGAGGCGCCTCCCTAACAGTGAATAGCGAGCGATGGGAGCAATTCATGGCGACCCGAGCTCAGGGCCAGGCGGTTTTCCGGCTCGATGTCGTGTCTGTTATACGGTTCAAGATATCGAGTTGGGATAGCAAGCACCATAAGATGCACGCGGATTGTCCGGTCGGGGTTGGACCGGATGGTTTGATATTGCCGATTTATAAGGATAAAAGGTGTTCGGTTTATTTCAGTTAA
- the LOC142537781 gene encoding uncharacterized protein LOC142537781 — MTQRLTAQINHLHRIIEIGDVQCVVNLRMKRNAFAHLCYLLTHVGGLGDSRYVRIEEKVAMFLSILAHHKKNRIIGHDYVRSGQTISAHFHEVLGSVLKLHTILLVRPSAIDDTCTDETWKWFKGCVGALDGSAADARVLRDALTWEDGLKVQRGCYYLCNNGYANVHGFLTPYRRVPYHRDAWGNRTCYPQNFKELFNWRHSKARNVIERAFGLLKKRWAIMRSPCFYPLKTQNRIIMACILLHNFIRSQMPDNLLEDMEDDTLNPPFETDDDFENIKGISEAMDSLATNESINCQGKKADKSRHCWTTPEEDVLIVALKDVISKGYKSENGFRNGYLPLLESAMKSAFSDTDIRGHPHITSKIHVWKKNYRSLSSMLAKIGIGWNHTENMLDATNEAWEAQLKVDNSVRVMRYKRWPYYED, encoded by the exons ATGACACAACGACTGACTGCACAAATAAACCATTTGCATAGGATTATCGAAATTGGAGATGTTCAATGTGTTGTCAATTTGAGGATGAAAAGAAATGCATTTGCCCATTTATGTTACTTGCTAACTCATGTCGGGGGGCTGGGAGATTCTAGATATGTTAGGATTGAAGAAAAAGTGGCAATGTTTTTGTCTATTTTGGCACATCATAAGAAGAATCGAATAATTGGTCATGATTATGTACGAAGCGGTCAAACAATTAGCGCTCATTTCCATGAAGTTCTAGGCTCGGTCCTCAAGTTACATACTATATTGCTTGTGAGGCCTTCTGCAATCGATGATACCTGCACCGATGAGACATGGAAGTGGTTCAAG GGCTGTGTTGGTGCATTGGATG GATCGGCCGCAGATGCAAGAGTTCTTCGTGATGCATTAACTTGGGAGGATGGACTAAAAGTTCAAAGag GTTGTTATTACTTGTGTAACAACGGATACGCAAACGTACATGGATTTTTGACCCCATATAGACGAGTACCATATCATAGGGATGCTTGGGGCAATCGCACATGTTACCCACAGAATTTTAAAGAGCTCTTCAATTGGAGACACAGCAAAGCGAGAAACGTAATAGAAAGAGCTTTTGGTTTGCTTAAGAAAAGATGGGCTATCATGCGGAGTCCTTGTTTCTACCCTCTGAAAACTCAGAATCGAATCATTATGGCTTGCATTTTGCTACACAATTTCATTCGATCTCAGATGCCGGACAATCTTCTCGAGGACATGGAAGATGACACCCTCAACCCACCTTTCGAGACAGATGATGATTTC gaAAACATCAAAGGAATATCTGAAGCGATGGATAGCTTAGCAACAAACGAGAGCATTAATTGCCAAGGTAAAAAGGCGGATAAGTCGCGTCATTGTTGGACAACACCTGAGGAAGATGTGCTAATTGTAGCTTTGAAAGATGTAATAAGCAAAGGATATAAAAGTGAAAATGGATTTCGTAACGGCTATTTACCTTTATTGGAATCGGCCATGAAAAGTGCGTTTTCGGATACTGATATACGCGGCCATCCACATATAACTTCCAAAATCCACGTGTGGAAGAAAAACTACCGTTCTTTGTCGTCTATGTTAGCGAAAATTGGAATTGGTTGGAATCATACGGAAAACATGCTTGATGCTACAAATGAGGCGTGGGAAGCACAATTGAAG GTGGACAATAGTGTACGTGTTATGCGATACAAGCGGTGGCCGTACTATGAAGACTAG